In Vicingaceae bacterium, a single genomic region encodes these proteins:
- a CDS encoding 6-carboxy-5,6,7,8-tetrahydropterin synthase encodes MELFIETSFDAAHFLPYVQENHKCRRLHGHTYILTVYVEGPLDDRMGWVIDFAELKEKVKSVVKRLDHYLLNDIPGLENPTAEKLSVWIWEQLKPEVPMLKKIILKETPTSGVVYTGR; translated from the coding sequence ATGGAATTGTTTATAGAAACTTCTTTCGATGCGGCTCATTTTCTTCCTTATGTACAAGAAAACCACAAATGTCGGAGATTGCACGGACATACTTATATTTTGACCGTGTATGTCGAGGGACCATTGGATGATCGCATGGGATGGGTGATAGATTTTGCCGAACTGAAAGAAAAGGTAAAAAGTGTCGTGAAGCGTTTGGACCATTATTTATTAAATGACATACCAGGTCTTGAAAATCCCACAGCAGAAAAGCTGTCGGTGTGGATATGGGAACAATTAAAACCCGAAGTGCCAATGTTAAAAAAAATCATTTTAAAAGAAACTCCAACCTCCGGGGTTGTATATACAGGTAGGTAA
- a CDS encoding acetyltransferase, with protein sequence MPLPVLYGISDFMYFVLFYLIKYRRQVVRKNLISCFPEKSLKEIEQIEKKYYKHLSDLIVESLKSFKISKTQLKNRIKFNNPDFFRDILKQYSRVIVVMGHTGNWEWAGLLMGLSSPAKHFTVYRPIKNSLFDRLMYDMRSSTGTIPVPMQMIGRYYLETQEPSVFTFIADQNPPKESASWHNFFGKETAFFRGYEKLALKKSAAVVFVYICKIKRGNYEIFCEKLPPNKSYSGSFAELLEKSIRRQPYNWLWSHKRWKYTRN encoded by the coding sequence TTGCCTTTACCTGTTTTATATGGCATCTCGGACTTCATGTATTTTGTATTGTTTTATTTAATAAAATACCGAAGACAGGTAGTTAGAAAAAACCTAATTAGCTGTTTTCCAGAGAAATCATTGAAAGAAATTGAACAAATAGAAAAAAAATATTACAAGCATCTTTCAGATCTGATAGTGGAAAGCTTGAAATCGTTTAAAATTTCAAAAACACAACTCAAAAATAGGATTAAATTTAATAATCCTGATTTTTTCAGAGATATTTTAAAGCAATATTCGAGAGTTATTGTTGTAATGGGGCATACGGGAAATTGGGAGTGGGCCGGTTTATTGATGGGCCTGAGCTCGCCGGCCAAACATTTTACAGTTTACCGTCCTATTAAAAATTCACTTTTTGACCGTTTGATGTATGATATGCGATCATCAACCGGAACAATCCCTGTACCAATGCAAATGATCGGACGTTATTACCTGGAAACTCAAGAACCTTCCGTATTTACTTTCATAGCTGATCAAAATCCCCCAAAAGAAAGTGCTTCGTGGCATAATTTCTTTGGAAAAGAAACGGCTTTCTTCCGTGGTTATGAAAAACTGGCCCTTAAAAAATCTGCTGCGGTGGTTTTTGTTTATATTTGTAAAATTAAACGAGGGAATTATGAAATCTTTTGTGAAAAATTACCTCCAAATAAATCATATTCCGGATCTTTTGCCGAGTTGTTGGAAAAAAGTATACGGCGTCAACCATACAATTGGTTATGGTCTCATAAGCGTTGGAAATATACTCGCAATTAG
- the prfC gene encoding peptide chain release factor 3 — protein sequence MNTKEINRRRTFAIISHPDAGKTTLTEKLLLFGGAIQTAGAVKSNKIKKTATSDFMEIEKQRGISVSTSVMSFEYGGLKINILDTPGHKDFAEDTYRTLTAVDSVILVVDAANGVEEQTYNLMQVCRMRNTPVLIFINKMDREGKDPFDLLDELENKLSVRVRPMTWPIGIGSTFKGVYNIYRNELLLYKPNKTKIEDDVTRIENLDDPKLLNFISEKERDLLKEEVEMINGVYDPFSREDYLAGKTAPVYFGSALYSFGVQELLNSFIEFSPSPQGRQTNVRFVNPEEPAFTGFVFKIHANLDPKHRDRIAFVRIVSGKFERNKFYHHVRLEKNLRFANPTSFMASDKTVVDEAWPGDVVGLFDTGNFKIGDTLTEGEKIMFQGIPSFSPEIFKELINMDPMKTKQLEKGIEQLTDEGVAQLFKMQPGSRKIIGTVGELQFEVIKYRLEHEYGAKCEFKPLPLYKACWIVAESPHVLQEFLNRKHGYIAYDKDDNPVYLAESSWMLETAQRDFPDIQFHFTSEFKLKTGSIA from the coding sequence ATGAATACAAAAGAAATCAACAGACGACGCACTTTTGCCATCATCAGTCATCCTGATGCAGGTAAAACAACATTGACGGAAAAATTGTTGCTTTTTGGAGGGGCCATTCAAACAGCAGGTGCTGTTAAATCAAACAAAATAAAAAAAACAGCTACTTCGGATTTCATGGAAATTGAAAAACAGAGGGGAATATCTGTTTCTACTTCTGTTATGTCTTTTGAATACGGAGGTTTAAAGATTAACATATTGGATACACCCGGTCACAAAGATTTTGCCGAAGACACATACCGTACCTTGACAGCCGTTGACAGTGTAATATTGGTAGTGGATGCCGCAAATGGTGTTGAAGAACAAACGTATAACCTGATGCAGGTGTGCCGCATGCGCAATACTCCGGTATTGATTTTTATCAATAAAATGGATCGCGAAGGCAAAGACCCCTTTGATTTACTTGATGAATTGGAGAATAAGCTGTCTGTTCGCGTAAGACCGATGACTTGGCCTATTGGCATTGGTTCTACATTCAAAGGTGTTTATAATATCTACAGAAATGAATTGTTGCTTTACAAGCCCAATAAAACCAAAATAGAAGATGATGTCACAAGAATAGAAAATTTGGATGATCCCAAGCTCTTGAATTTTATCTCGGAAAAAGAAAGAGATTTGTTGAAAGAAGAGGTGGAAATGATCAATGGAGTATATGACCCTTTTTCAAGAGAAGATTATTTGGCCGGGAAAACTGCTCCGGTTTATTTTGGAAGTGCTTTGTATAGCTTTGGTGTTCAGGAATTGTTAAATTCCTTTATAGAATTTTCTCCATCACCTCAAGGAAGGCAAACAAATGTAAGGTTTGTAAATCCGGAAGAGCCTGCTTTCACCGGATTTGTTTTTAAGATACATGCCAATTTAGACCCAAAACATAGAGATAGAATTGCATTTGTCAGAATAGTATCAGGAAAATTTGAAAGAAATAAATTTTATCACCACGTAAGATTGGAAAAAAACTTACGCTTTGCCAATCCTACTTCATTTATGGCATCTGATAAAACCGTGGTGGATGAGGCCTGGCCGGGTGATGTGGTGGGTTTGTTTGATACAGGTAATTTTAAAATTGGCGATACTCTCACAGAAGGTGAAAAAATAATGTTTCAAGGCATACCTTCTTTTTCACCCGAAATTTTCAAAGAGTTGATCAATATGGATCCGATGAAAACAAAACAACTGGAAAAAGGAATTGAGCAGTTGACAGATGAGGGCGTTGCACAGTTGTTTAAAATGCAGCCGGGAAGTCGTAAAATTATAGGAACAGTGGGAGAATTGCAGTTTGAAGTAATAAAATATCGTTTGGAGCATGAATATGGCGCCAAATGTGAATTTAAACCTTTGCCACTTTACAAGGCCTGTTGGATTGTTGCAGAAAGTCCACATGTGTTACAAGAATTTCTTAATCGCAAACATGGCTACATTGCTTATGATAAAGACGATAACCCTGTCTATCTGGCAGAATCATCCTGGATGTTGGAAACCGCTCAAAGAGATTTCCCGGACATTCAATTTCATTTCACTTCTGAATTTAAATTGAAAACCGGCTCGATAGCTTGA